Proteins encoded in a region of the Lepeophtheirus salmonis chromosome 6, UVic_Lsal_1.4, whole genome shotgun sequence genome:
- the LOC121120665 gene encoding ras association domain-containing protein 10 isoform X2: protein MSEIPFWVNDRQKWVSGITKSTTCADIISSLLDAENKSIPLEQLAIVEHWKGVQRPLSNDCKIQKLWTAWGDEKTRVKFVLKRIGRKRRRRRRYESKDDVIYPRSSDIEKLMRIIVNQGETIRSQLVKLHEREKQIDVIEETVHDARTKLAGKDYLLRALNEHDDGSGGEGTQTPELIHELELLLTLNERLEKTEERIGELTSRLEEESGECNEQIRQSREDCLKLRILNDASSEEISQNQRCISGVRDLVNERNELASRLEEELDRADFEEKELRAKLDRISNMDLQKVPKTDIRNISPHSSTSGYYEEEDEEEEEMDEREPFVIPDPSKKLSFTKFTKSILKAVGVSLPPGGTISKSLNIQSNKEDFVLDDNSDTGLSSLHSSTDEGTYTLDTLV, encoded by the coding sequence ATGTCTGAAATACCTTTTTGGGTCAATGATCGTCAGAAATGGGTATCGGGTATAACCAAATCAACAACTTGCGCAGATATCATATCCTCACTTTTGGATGCTGAGAACAAGTCAATTCCTCTGGAGCAATTGGCGATAGTTGAGCATTGGAAAGGTGTTCAAAGACCTTTAAGTAATGACTGCAAAATCCAAAAGCTTTGGACGGCATGGGGTGATGAAAAAACACGGGTTAAGTTTGTTCTCAAACGAATTGGACGGAAGCGTCGACGGAGACGTCGCTATGAGTCCAAGGATGATGTGATCTATCCACGAAGCTCGGATATTGAAAAACTCATGCGGATCATCGTAAATCAAGGAGAGACAATCCGTAGTCAGCTTGTGAAATTGCATGAGAGGGAAAAACAGATTGACGTGATTGAGGAAACTGTTCATGATGCTCGAACAAAGCTAGCAGGAAAGGACTATTTACTTAGAGCTTTGAATGAGCACGATGATGGAAGTGGGGGTGAGGGGACTCAGACTCCAGAGCTAATACACGAGCTTGAACTTTTACTAACTTTGAACGAACGTCTCGAAAAAACAGAAGAGCGAATCGGAGAGTTAACATCCAGACTCGAGGAGGAGTCTGGAGAGTGTAATGAGCAGATTCGTCAATCCCGTGAGGACTGCTTGAAACTTCGTATTCTCAACGATGCCTCTAGTGAAGAAATCAGCCAAAATCAACGGTGTATTAGCGGTGTGCGAGACTTGGTGAATGAGCGTAATGAGCTTGCCTCCCGACTCGAAGAAGAGTTGGATCGAGCAGACTTTGAAGAGAAGGAGCTCCGTGCCAAATTAGATAGAATATCTAATATGGACTTACAAAAAGTTCCTAAAACAGACATTCGAAATATTAGTCCACACTCCTCAACCTCAGGTTATTATGAAGAGGAAGACGAGGAGGAAGAGGAAATGGATGAGCGAGAGCCCTTTGTCATTCCGGATCCGTCAAAGAAACTTAGCTTTACCAAATTTACTAAATCCATACTTAAAGCCGTTGGCGTTTCTCTTCCTCCAGGAGGGACCATTAGTAAATCCCTTAACATCCAATCAAACAAAGAGGATTTCGTCTTGGATGACAACTCAGATACGGGTCTCAGCTCCTTGCATTCAAGTACGGATGAGGGGACCTATACACTTGACACACTCGTCTAA
- the LOC121120665 gene encoding uncharacterized protein isoform X1, with product MMSIPNSTPSPKRTYTCNSPTNPQKNIYSAAMSEIPFWVNDRQKWVSGITKSTTCADIISSLLDAENKSIPLEQLAIVEHWKGVQRPLSNDCKIQKLWTAWGDEKTRVKFVLKRIGRKRRRRRRYESKDDVIYPRSSDIEKLMRIIVNQGETIRSQLVKLHEREKQIDVIEETVHDARTKLAGKDYLLRALNEHDDGSGGEGTQTPELIHELELLLTLNERLEKTEERIGELTSRLEEESGECNEQIRQSREDCLKLRILNDASSEEISQNQRCISGVRDLVNERNELASRLEEELDRADFEEKELRAKLDRISNMDLQKVPKTDIRNISPHSSTSGYYEEEDEEEEEMDEREPFVIPDPSKKLSFTKFTKSILKAVGVSLPPGGTISKSLNIQSNKEDFVLDDNSDTGLSSLHSSTDEGTYTLDTLV from the exons atgatgtcgatccccaattccactccgagtccaaaaaggacttacacttgtaactccccaacaaatcctcagaaaaacatatattcag CAGCCATGTCTGAAATACCTTTTTGGGTCAATGATCGTCAGAAATGGGTATCGGGTATAACCAAATCAACAACTTGCGCAGATATCATATCCTCACTTTTGGATGCTGAGAACAAGTCAATTCCTCTGGAGCAATTGGCGATAGTTGAGCATTGGAAAGGTGTTCAAAGACCTTTAAGTAATGACTGCAAAATCCAAAAGCTTTGGACGGCATGGGGTGATGAAAAAACACGGGTTAAGTTTGTTCTCAAACGAATTGGACGGAAGCGTCGACGGAGACGTCGCTATGAGTCCAAGGATGATGTGATCTATCCACGAAGCTCGGATATTGAAAAACTCATGCGGATCATCGTAAATCAAGGAGAGACAATCCGTAGTCAGCTTGTGAAATTGCATGAGAGGGAAAAACAGATTGACGTGATTGAGGAAACTGTTCATGATGCTCGAACAAAGCTAGCAGGAAAGGACTATTTACTTAGAGCTTTGAATGAGCACGATGATGGAAGTGGGGGTGAGGGGACTCAGACTCCAGAGCTAATACACGAGCTTGAACTTTTACTAACTTTGAACGAACGTCTCGAAAAAACAGAAGAGCGAATCGGAGAGTTAACATCCAGACTCGAGGAGGAGTCTGGAGAGTGTAATGAGCAGATTCGTCAATCCCGTGAGGACTGCTTGAAACTTCGTATTCTCAACGATGCCTCTAGTGAAGAAATCAGCCAAAATCAACGGTGTATTAGCGGTGTGCGAGACTTGGTGAATGAGCGTAATGAGCTTGCCTCCCGACTCGAAGAAGAGTTGGATCGAGCAGACTTTGAAGAGAAGGAGCTCCGTGCCAAATTAGATAGAATATCTAATATGGACTTACAAAAAGTTCCTAAAACAGACATTCGAAATATTAGTCCACACTCCTCAACCTCAGGTTATTATGAAGAGGAAGACGAGGAGGAAGAGGAAATGGATGAGCGAGAGCCCTTTGTCATTCCGGATCCGTCAAAGAAACTTAGCTTTACCAAATTTACTAAATCCATACTTAAAGCCGTTGGCGTTTCTCTTCCTCCAGGAGGGACCATTAGTAAATCCCTTAACATCCAATCAAACAAAGAGGATTTCGTCTTGGATGACAACTCAGATACGGGTCTCAGCTCCTTGCATTCAAGTACGGATGAGGGGACCTATACACTTGACACACTCGTCTAA